CCGTCATCCAGCAACCAGTTGAGGATGTCGGGAAGCACGGACAGCGCGTCGAAGTGCGCTGCCGCCGGTTCCAGCACGGCGGTGGCGCCCGGGATCTGTTCGGCCAGCCAGCGGGAGTGGCCCACGGGGGAGAACACGTCCTTGACGCCGTGCCACAGCATCACCGGGCACGTGATGTCCGCGGGGTCGAACCCCCACGGCCTGCAGAAGGCGAGAGCGTCGTCGATCCATCCGTACGCCGACGTGCGCAGCCCCTCACGGAAGTTGGCGAGCAGCATGGTGCGGATACCGGCGTCGTTGACCACGGTCCGGTCGGAGTCCGTCAGCTCCCGGCGAAGGTCGTCAAGGAGCCGGACCGGGTTCTGCCGGATCTCCGCCGAGCGACTGATGAAGGACTCCGCCAGCCCGTCCGGATCCGCCACGGCCCGGGAGTAGGCGAGTACGTTCGACGCGGCCATCCCGTCGAACCAGTCGAGTCCTTCGGCGTCCCTGGGGGCCAGACTGACCAGAGCCGCGCTCCTGGTGACCCGGTCCGGCATCAGTGCGGCGCAGGCAAGTGCGTGCGGGGCGCCGCCCGAGCGGCCGACCACCGCGAAGCGCTCCAGGCCGAGCGAGTCGGCGATCGCCCGTACGTCCTCGATGACGTCCCTCACCCTGCGTCCCGGCAGCCGGTCGGATCCGCCGTACCCCGGTCGGTCGTAGCTGATCAGCTGCATCCTCCGCTGGTAGAGGACCATCCCGCGCGGAGCGGGACCCAGCCGGCTGCCGGGCATGCCGTGCAGGAGGAACACCGGTCTGCCTCGGGGGTCCCCCTGACGCTCGACCAGCAGATGCCGTCCGTCCGCCACGCGCACCCGACTTCGCACGCCGCTCCTCCGCTCGGTCATCCCACCCGTACCGGGCATCAACTGCCCTTTGTGTGCTGCCAGTTCGATGATGACCTATCGGAAGCGATACCGGCACTCCCTGTCGGAACGCGCCGGTGGTGTTCGGGACGTTCGGAGGCACTCGGTGGCGTTCGGCTTCAGGAACGCTCTCCGCGACATCCGGACTCCATGCGCGATTACAGGACAGGACTAGTCCTCACCCGCTGCCGCCCACCCGTTGCACCGGGTGTTCGCAATCGGAACCGACGTGGCGGGACGCCCGGGTTGTGAACGCCTCGCGGGTGAAGCGTCGTCGTCGTGTGCGCGTCCGGAAGTCGACCTTGTGTGCTATCGGCCGCATCGGAATAGTGGGCGCCCCATCCTCCGTGTTCCGGACACCCCACTTGTCCGTGCACGGCCCCACAGGAGGTCGAAGTTGAAGCACCGACGCATATCCAGGAAGCGCGTGACGATGGCCGGATCGGCCGTCCTCGCCCTGGTCGCAGCAGGAGTGACGTTCCAGACTGCGAACGCCAGTGACGACGTACCCCAGTTCACCGCGAAGACCCTCACCGCCCACTCGGCCGGAACTCTCGCCGCCACCCTGGACAAGTCCCTGAGTGACGACACGGCGGGCGCGTACTACGACGCCGAGGCCAAGAACCTCGTCGTGAACGTCGTCGACGAGGCGGCGGCCGAGCAGGTCCGTCAGGCGGGCGGCAAGGCCAGACTGGTTCAGCACACGCTCGCCGAGCTGACGACCGCCCGGCAGACGCTCACCGACAAGGCGAC
The DNA window shown above is from Streptomyces sp. Alt3 and carries:
- a CDS encoding alpha/beta fold hydrolase, coding for MRSRVRVADGRHLLVERQGDPRGRPVFLLHGMPGSRLGPAPRGMVLYQRRMQLISYDRPGYGGSDRLPGRRVRDVIEDVRAIADSLGLERFAVVGRSGGAPHALACAALMPDRVTRSAALVSLAPRDAEGLDWFDGMAASNVLAYSRAVADPDGLAESFISRSAEIRQNPVRLLDDLRRELTDSDRTVVNDAGIRTMLLANFREGLRTSAYGWIDDALAFCRPWGFDPADITCPVMLWHGVKDVFSPVGHSRWLAEQIPGATAVLEPAAAHFDALSVLPDILNWLLDDGEPGKAAAC